In one window of Rathayibacter caricis DSM 15933 DNA:
- a CDS encoding RNA polymerase-binding protein RbpA encodes MADRSLRGMRLGSQSLQSEEGVVFSPRSTHTYHCTNCGHDTDMVFSADAEAPETWECRACGHEATLLVDSKPVVVDRGEQKAPRTHWDMLLERRTRAELEELLEERLAYLRARRGEHKIGA; translated from the coding sequence ATGGCAGATCGAAGCTTGCGAGGAATGAGACTGGGTTCTCAGAGCCTGCAGAGCGAGGAGGGTGTCGTCTTCTCACCGCGTTCGACGCACACCTACCACTGCACGAACTGCGGCCACGACACCGACATGGTGTTCTCGGCCGACGCCGAGGCGCCGGAGACCTGGGAGTGCCGCGCGTGCGGTCACGAGGCCACCCTCCTGGTGGACTCGAAGCCCGTCGTCGTCGACCGCGGTGAGCAGAAGGCGCCCCGTACCCACTGGGACATGCTGCTCGAGCGCCGCACCCGCGCGGAGCTGGAGGAGCTGCTTGAGGAGCGGCTCGCCTACCTGCGCGCCCGTCGAGGCGAGCACAAGATCGGCGCTTAG